A genomic region of Bosea sp. 124 contains the following coding sequences:
- a CDS encoding DUF1236 domain-containing protein, translating into MIKNIALIAALALVPATAFAQSNSGAAGGAASGAATGAVGGAIVGGPVGAVVGGVGGAAAGAIVGGIATENRTEFRTYVKEQKVPSVTYREKVVVGATLPDTVTYREVPAKYGKTEYRYTVVNDQTVLVEPKTRKIVQIIE; encoded by the coding sequence ATGATCAAGAACATTGCTCTGATCGCTGCCCTCGCTCTCGTCCCGGCCACTGCCTTCGCGCAGTCGAACTCCGGCGCGGCCGGTGGTGCGGCCAGCGGCGCGGCCACGGGTGCTGTCGGTGGTGCCATCGTCGGCGGTCCTGTCGGGGCCGTGGTGGGCGGCGTCGGTGGTGCCGCTGCTGGCGCTATCGTCGGTGGCATCGCAACCGAGAACCGCACCGAGTTCCGCACGTACGTGAAGGAACAGAAGGTGCCTTCGGTGACGTACCGCGAGAAGGTCGTCGTCGGCGCGACGTTGCCCGACACGGTGACCTATCGCGAGGTTCCGGCCAAGTATGGCAAGACCGAATATCGCTACACCGTGGTCAACGACCAGACCGTTCTGGTTGAGCCCAAGACGCGCAAGATCGTTCAGATCATCGAGTGA
- a CDS encoding class I SAM-dependent methyltransferase, with translation MVETARHDAWSAGDSCDRYMGRWRRKIAPLFLDWFDPPTGLDWLDVGCGTGALSAAIVAQCSPKSVLAIDPSEGFLQTAQAALADERIQFRLGDAQALPAKPGSVDVIASGLVLNFVPDRTKALSEMRRVGRPGALIGFYV, from the coding sequence TTGGTCGAGACCGCACGACACGACGCCTGGAGCGCGGGAGATAGTTGCGACCGCTACATGGGCCGATGGAGGCGGAAGATTGCGCCGCTGTTCCTCGATTGGTTCGACCCACCTACCGGTTTGGACTGGCTAGATGTGGGGTGCGGGACCGGCGCGCTTTCCGCTGCCATTGTCGCTCAGTGTTCGCCGAAAAGCGTGCTCGCCATCGATCCGTCTGAGGGCTTTCTCCAGACCGCGCAGGCGGCGCTCGCGGATGAGCGCATACAGTTTCGACTAGGGGACGCCCAAGCCCTACCAGCAAAGCCGGGAAGCGTAGACGTGATCGCCTCCGGGTTGGTTCTCAACTTCGTGCCAGATCGTACCAAAGCGCTTAGCGAAATGCGGCGCGTCGGGCGTCCGGGTGCACTGATCGGGTTTTATGTCTAG
- a CDS encoding general stress protein translates to MTRTITRSYGDYDTARSVVERLEESGISSSNISIVGRDSKAGETNAEEGAGIGAGVGGAAGLLAGLGMLAIPGVGPVVAAGWLAATAVGAVAGATAGGLVGSFIKEGHDEDEANYYAESVRRGGSVVSVRAEADQVLNVEAILDGAIPLDRTERTAQYRKEGWSRFEESAAPYDREATTSSRMTPPVV, encoded by the coding sequence ATGACCCGCACCATCACCCGTTCCTATGGCGACTACGACACCGCGCGCTCGGTCGTCGAGCGGCTTGAGGAATCCGGAATTTCGAGCAGCAATATCAGCATCGTCGGCCGCGACAGTAAGGCGGGCGAGACTAATGCCGAGGAAGGCGCCGGGATCGGTGCTGGCGTCGGTGGCGCGGCCGGCCTGCTTGCAGGCCTTGGCATGCTGGCCATTCCCGGCGTCGGACCTGTCGTTGCGGCAGGTTGGCTCGCCGCGACTGCGGTGGGTGCGGTTGCCGGTGCAACTGCGGGGGGCTTGGTCGGCTCCTTCATCAAGGAAGGCCACGACGAGGACGAGGCGAACTATTACGCCGAGTCCGTCCGTCGCGGCGGTTCGGTCGTATCCGTCCGTGCGGAGGCCGATCAGGTGCTGAACGTCGAGGCGATTTTGGACGGCGCAATACCGCTCGACCGTACCGAGCGCACGGCTCAGTATCGGAAGGAAGGCTGGTCTCGCTTCGAGGAAAGCGCCGCCCCCTATGATCGGGAGGCAACCACGTCCAGCCGTATGACGCCGCCAGTCGTCTGA